Proteins encoded in a region of the Trichosurus vulpecula isolate mTriVul1 chromosome 9, mTriVul1.pri, whole genome shotgun sequence genome:
- the LOC118831045 gene encoding la-related protein 1B-like yields MSVEGSVPPTDGPAAAADLGLPPLREREPERAGAAGPGARGEPPPPPAPLGHSVPQAAVAVKPLGLPLAHKPPEPGSPPGPGDDDDDADGDEGYEDDGYGAAAKERPRAPLPKENPWTKKPPPPSALLPPAVVAAAPGPVPGQPPAASAAPQPLLLLAESAEPELNSAKIIKAGKPKTKKTSKASDFSDITNWPTPSELVNNECQNVTSQPNKKPQNRKEKEEKIEKRTNSESKENREAKLDGPGENVSEDEAQSNNQRKRANKHKWVPLHLDDVRPDSQERPGSRNSSRSQPEANKSAHNNRRNDSRSWRRDREKRDDQDEVSSVRSEGGNIRGCFRGRGRGRGRGRGRGRGNPRMNFEYSYGYREQHGERTDQPFQPELNTSMMYYYDDGTGVQMYSVDETLLKEYIKRQIEYYFSIENLERDFFLRRKMDEQGFLPISLIASFHRVQALTTNVNLILEALKDSTEVEIVDQKMRKKVEPEKWPIPGPPPRNVPQTDFSQLIDCPEFIPGKAFGSHTDGFLEHP; encoded by the exons ATGTCTGTTGAGGGCTCCGTCCCCCCGACCGACGGGCCGGCCGCGGCGGCCGATCTGGGCCTGCCCCCTCTGCGGGAGCGGGAGCCCGAGCGAGCCGGAGCCGCCGGCCCCGGCGCCCGAGGAGAGCCTCCGCCGCCGCCCGCTCCCCTGGGCCACAGCGTGCCTCAGGCGGCTGTGGCTGTGAAGCCCCTCGGACTCCCCCTGGCCCACAAGCCTCCGGAGCCGGGGAGCCCCCCGGGGCCCGGAGACGACGACGACGACGCTGACGGCGACGAGGGCTACGAGGACGACGGCTACGGGGCGGCCGCGAAGGAGCGGCCCCGGGCCCCGCTGCCCAAGGAGAACCCCTGGACCAAGAAGCCCCCGCCGCCGTCCGCGCTGCTGCCTCCGGCTGTGGTGGCCGCTGCGCCCGGTCCGGTCCCGGGCCAGCCCCCAGCCGCCTCTGCCGCTCCtcagccgctgctgctgctggccGAGTCCGCCGAGCCAGAACTAAATTCGGCAAAAATTATAAAAGCAGGAAAACCCAAGACAAAGAAAACCAGCAAGGCTAGTGATTTCAGTGACATCACAAATTGGCCAACACCAAGTGAATTAGTGAACAATGAATGCCAGAATGTCACCAGTCAACCAAATAAGAAGCcacagaacagaaaagaaaaggaagagaagattgaAAAGAGAACCAACAGTGAAAGTAAAGAAAACCGTGAAGCAAAGCTCGATGGTCCTGGAGAAAATGTCAGTGAGGACGAGGCACAgtcaaataatcaaagaaaaagagCTAATAAGCACAAGTGGGTACCACTTCATTTAGATGATGTAAGACCCGATAGCCAAGAAAGACCTGGATCACGGAACAGCTCAAGATCCCAACCAGAAGCAAACAAGTCAGCGCATAACAACCGACGAAATGATTCACGAAGTTGGAGAcgagatagagagaagagagatgatcAGGATGAAGTTTCCAGTGTGAGAAGTGAAGGTGGTAACATTCGAGGTTGCTTTAGAGGTCGGGGAAGAGGACGTGGTCGGGGAAGAGGACGAGGCAGAGGAAACCCTCGAATGAACTTTGAATATTCATATGGTTATCGAGAACAACATGGTGAAAGAACTGATCAGCCATTTCAACCAGAACTTAACACTAGCATGATGTATTACTACGATGATGGTACAGGAGTTCAGATGTATTCTGTGGACGAAACATTGCTCAAGGAATACATCAAGCGGCAAATTGAATATTACTTCAGTATAGAAAATTTGGAACGGGACTTCTTTCTTAGGAGGAAGATGGATGAACAAGGTTTCTTGCCTATTTCTCTGATTGCCAGTTTCCACCGTGTTCAGGCCTTGACTACAAACGTTAATCTCATTTTAGAGGCTTTGAAAGACAGTACAGAAGTGGAAATAGTGGACcagaagatgaggaaaaaggtGGAACCAGAAAAATGGCCAATTCCTGGCCCTCCTCCACGTAATGTGCCACAAACTGACTTCTCTCAACTCATCGACTGCCCAGAGTTCATACCAGGCAAAGCCTTTGGCTCACATACTG ATGGTTTCCTGGAGCATCCT